In the genome of Vibrio sp. 16, one region contains:
- a CDS encoding MaoC family dehydratase, which yields MKVADLFKHRGESHSKHHSEFMQWMSPTVREYWGEFLTKANNRHLFTRLRDLQQPAVNDEVESPAPITTEQPKTIELKPEAQALYEELQAKIGEVIHVGDWLDVSQERINQFGAVTEDMQWIHTDPERAAAESPFKTTIAHGFLTLALLPKLTDSVDPDQNLFPTAKMVVNIGLNQVRFPYPVKSDNRIRAVSTLSKVTPIRKGLEIEREIKVEIDGVRRPGAVVTSVIQLHF from the coding sequence ATGAAAGTCGCTGACCTGTTTAAACATCGTGGTGAATCCCACTCAAAACATCATTCAGAATTCATGCAGTGGATGTCTCCAACTGTGCGTGAGTACTGGGGAGAGTTTTTGACGAAGGCAAACAATCGCCACCTTTTTACACGTCTACGCGATCTTCAACAACCTGCTGTTAATGACGAAGTTGAGTCTCCTGCTCCAATTACGACTGAGCAGCCTAAAACGATCGAACTCAAGCCAGAAGCCCAAGCCTTGTATGAAGAGCTTCAGGCAAAAATTGGTGAAGTCATTCATGTGGGTGATTGGCTGGATGTCTCGCAAGAGCGAATTAATCAATTTGGTGCCGTTACCGAAGACATGCAGTGGATCCATACCGATCCTGAACGTGCGGCGGCTGAATCGCCTTTCAAGACAACGATTGCACACGGTTTTTTGACTTTGGCTCTATTGCCAAAACTAACAGACAGCGTCGACCCTGACCAAAACCTGTTTCCAACCGCGAAAATGGTAGTCAACATCGGTCTCAACCAAGTTCGTTTTCCTTACCCAGTAAAATCAGACAACCGCATTCGCGCAGTGAGCACTTTGTCAAAGGTAACGCCTATTCGCAAAGGGTTAGAGATTGAGCGCGAAATTAAAGTTGAAATCGACGGTGTTCGACGCCCAGGCGCAGTAGTGACATCGGTCATTCAATTGCATTTCTAG
- a CDS encoding trypsin-like serine peptidase, which translates to MNKLLIATAVLASFSANAGLGRADRSVQQHKEFALQSKFDFACHMNAGSATLIDPFWVITADHVSGAKSENYQNRVTCSSFEKDEDGVFHQVKSVSAITDPNGEYGEYEFTSPDGRDFALVRLDTPITGIKPAKLPVEGMFDPKEHYKVNQIGYGNYNGRNGGTKYVYLDRHNRWVTPLVFDDAYTPQTDLQWHSILGDSGSGITVEKDGEFYLLGEIGIQIGARYWFDTFENTLTRLDFIKQTMQTHGFSYVEEVKLDEVKWTPASPENSEDYHAYFSYWKAESFDFNGTGWYDNGGIYATAYATPGERYSIEFVVPKQAEIPAFDLIVDGRIVAANVDVNSFDSDAIKVTVNEFELKGDAIKVEMQPVGNLEGKGRIALDYFAIK; encoded by the coding sequence ATGAACAAGTTACTTATTGCTACCGCAGTGTTGGCGTCATTTTCGGCCAACGCAGGCTTAGGTCGTGCTGATCGCTCCGTTCAGCAGCATAAAGAGTTTGCTTTGCAGAGCAAGTTTGACTTCGCTTGTCACATGAACGCGGGCAGCGCGACACTTATCGACCCATTCTGGGTTATTACAGCGGATCATGTGAGTGGCGCAAAATCTGAAAACTATCAAAACCGAGTTACGTGCTCATCGTTCGAAAAAGATGAGGATGGTGTGTTCCATCAGGTAAAAAGCGTCAGTGCGATTACCGATCCGAATGGGGAGTATGGGGAATACGAGTTTACGTCTCCTGATGGTAGAGACTTCGCACTGGTTCGATTGGATACACCGATCACTGGGATTAAGCCTGCCAAGTTGCCAGTTGAAGGTATGTTTGATCCAAAAGAGCACTATAAAGTTAATCAGATTGGCTACGGAAACTATAACGGTCGAAATGGCGGGACAAAATACGTTTACCTTGATCGCCACAACCGTTGGGTGACGCCATTGGTTTTTGACGACGCCTACACCCCGCAAACCGATCTGCAGTGGCATTCGATTCTTGGGGATTCAGGGTCTGGTATCACGGTTGAAAAGGATGGTGAGTTTTACCTTTTGGGCGAGATTGGGATACAGATAGGCGCGCGCTACTGGTTTGACACGTTTGAAAACACGCTCACTCGCCTTGATTTCATCAAACAAACGATGCAGACGCATGGCTTCAGTTATGTAGAGGAAGTAAAACTTGATGAAGTGAAATGGACGCCAGCATCGCCAGAAAATAGCGAGGACTATCATGCGTACTTCAGCTACTGGAAGGCGGAGAGCTTTGATTTCAATGGAACTGGTTGGTATGACAATGGTGGAATCTATGCCACGGCTTATGCCACGCCGGGCGAACGTTATTCGATAGAGTTTGTGGTTCCCAAGCAAGCTGAGATTCCTGCCTTTGACTTGATTGTGGACGGCCGCATCGTCGCTGCGAATGTCGATGTGAACTCATTTGATAGTGATGCGATTAAGGTGACGGTTAACGAATTTGAGTTAAAGGGAGATGCGATCAAAGTGGAAATGCAACCTGTCGGAAACCTAGAAGGCAAAGGGCGCATAGCGCTAGACTACTTTGCGATTAAGTAA
- a CDS encoding cation:proton antiporter, whose protein sequence is MSSETIALTLASIGLLGLCCQWVAWHFKLPAILFLLVTGLIVGPILGVLQPQDTLGELYFPFISLAVAVILFEGSLTLNFKQIRGISKSVWSIVTLGAIISWAMTSAATHYLLGFDWALSLLFGSLTVVTGPTVIVPLLRTVRPSSKLSNILRWEGILIDPLGALFVVMVYEFIVSQSQVNSLIVFGLILLIGFALGIAAGALVAAIIRRHWLPEYLQPFAVLVILLGVFTASNYLEHESGLLTVTVMGVWLANAKGVNISHILHFKENLTILFISGLFILLAASVELSDFEQLGLSALVLFAFIQLVSRPVSIFLSTLKSSLELQEKAFLAWVAPRGIVAAAVSSLFALKLTHLEVSQANLLVPLIFMVIIGTVVLQSATARPVARLLGVAEPSPRGFLIVGANDVARTIGTAIKNYDCRVLMSDTNWDYVSKARMAGFESYYGNPTSSHADEYLDLIGIGQVISVTPDQHLNSVAGVHFSHEFGARKVFSLQDKKNQDSLDKLSHNGEHSYSLLLGGTIGYKQIASLIAQGAEVKHTRISDSFTFEDYQLQYQSATVVPLFVVSTAQHINLITQPESFKPESGEIMVALVKNAPE, encoded by the coding sequence ATGTCTTCAGAAACAATTGCGCTGACTCTGGCCAGTATTGGATTGTTGGGGTTGTGCTGTCAGTGGGTTGCTTGGCATTTTAAACTGCCAGCGATTCTATTCTTGTTAGTCACAGGGCTCATTGTTGGACCTATCTTAGGTGTACTCCAACCTCAAGATACCTTGGGTGAGCTTTACTTCCCGTTTATCTCCCTTGCCGTTGCTGTGATCCTGTTTGAAGGCAGCCTGACACTGAATTTCAAGCAGATAAGAGGAATAAGCAAAAGCGTTTGGAGTATTGTGACCCTTGGGGCCATCATCTCTTGGGCAATGACATCAGCGGCTACCCACTATCTATTAGGGTTTGATTGGGCCCTCTCTTTACTGTTCGGTAGTTTGACCGTTGTGACGGGGCCTACGGTGATTGTGCCTTTGCTTCGCACCGTGCGACCCAGCAGCAAATTGTCAAACATTCTGCGTTGGGAAGGGATACTGATTGATCCGTTGGGCGCTCTGTTTGTTGTTATGGTCTACGAGTTCATTGTTTCGCAAAGCCAAGTGAACAGTCTGATTGTGTTTGGACTCATACTGCTGATTGGCTTTGCGCTTGGTATTGCGGCAGGCGCTTTAGTCGCAGCAATCATAAGGCGGCATTGGCTACCAGAGTATCTGCAGCCTTTTGCCGTTCTTGTCATATTACTTGGGGTATTTACCGCCTCAAATTATTTAGAGCACGAATCAGGCTTATTGACGGTCACCGTGATGGGGGTGTGGTTAGCCAATGCCAAGGGCGTCAACATCAGTCATATTCTTCATTTTAAAGAGAACTTAACCATCCTGTTTATTTCTGGTTTGTTTATTTTGCTCGCAGCCAGTGTTGAGCTCAGTGATTTTGAACAGCTAGGTCTATCCGCGTTGGTGTTGTTTGCCTTCATCCAGCTTGTATCGCGTCCGGTATCCATTTTTCTCTCAACCCTCAAAAGTAGCCTAGAGCTTCAAGAGAAAGCCTTTCTCGCTTGGGTTGCTCCACGTGGTATTGTAGCCGCCGCGGTGTCCTCGTTGTTTGCCCTAAAATTAACGCACTTAGAAGTTTCACAGGCGAATTTGCTGGTACCTCTGATCTTTATGGTGATCATCGGGACAGTCGTACTGCAGAGTGCAACAGCGCGTCCCGTTGCAAGGTTGCTTGGGGTTGCGGAACCGTCTCCGCGAGGTTTCCTCATTGTTGGCGCAAATGATGTGGCTCGAACGATTGGTACCGCAATAAAAAACTACGATTGCCGTGTACTGATGTCGGATACCAACTGGGATTACGTTAGTAAGGCGCGCATGGCGGGTTTTGAAAGTTATTATGGGAATCCAACGTCGAGCCATGCGGATGAGTATTTAGACTTGATCGGTATAGGGCAGGTGATATCTGTTACTCCCGACCAGCACTTAAACTCTGTGGCGGGCGTGCACTTTTCTCATGAATTTGGCGCCAGAAAAGTGTTTAGCTTGCAAGATAAAAAGAACCAAGATTCATTAGACAAGCTTTCTCATAATGGAGAGCATTCCTACTCGTTGTTGCTTGGAGGAACCATTGGCTATAAACAAATTGCCAGCTTGATCGCTCAGGGGGCGGAGGTTAAGCACACTCGAATAAGCGATAGTTTCACCTTTGAGGATTACCAACTGCAATACCAATCGGCGACGGTGGTGCCTCTATTTGTTGTCAGTACCGCTCAGCATATCAATCTGATCACCCAGCCAGAGAGTTTTAAGCCTGAAAGTGGCGAGATCATGGTCGCGCTAGTGAAAAACGCACCTGAGTAA